From Leptospira bouyouniensis, the proteins below share one genomic window:
- a CDS encoding HipA domain-containing protein, producing the protein MKFCLLCAKQSEDDYHSHCSKLLFGKNQIPEIDIDIKSIRELAKQNIEARMTVTGAQSKISLDLDTSNPKSTRLTILGMKGDFILKPPSEEYTNLPENEHLTMLLAKEFSFPVAISSLIRLKSGELAYITKRFDREKNIKIAQEDFCQLTERLTEDKYKGSYESIGRWIKQNTTSPGIDLVRFFEMIVFSFLTGNSDMHLKNFSIQTDLEGRIKLAPAYDLLAVKLFFPEDNEDLALTLNGKKNKINLADIKTFGKSIYLSELVVDRTLLQIQSKLPLLVEKVKLYPFWKFGTKKYVELIQKRAKKLGW; encoded by the coding sequence ATGAAATTTTGCCTCCTATGTGCGAAACAGAGTGAAGATGACTATCATTCTCATTGCAGCAAACTTTTGTTTGGGAAAAATCAAATTCCAGAAATTGATATCGATATTAAGTCTATTCGTGAGTTGGCAAAACAAAACATTGAAGCAAGGATGACAGTTACTGGAGCTCAATCAAAAATATCTCTTGATCTCGATACCTCCAATCCTAAATCAACAAGACTCACTATCCTCGGAATGAAAGGAGATTTCATTCTGAAACCTCCCTCAGAAGAGTATACGAATCTTCCAGAAAATGAACATCTTACCATGTTACTTGCAAAAGAATTCTCTTTTCCCGTAGCAATATCTTCCTTGATTCGATTAAAATCAGGAGAACTGGCTTATATCACTAAACGATTCGACCGTGAGAAGAATATAAAAATTGCCCAAGAAGATTTTTGCCAATTAACCGAAAGATTAACTGAAGATAAATACAAAGGATCTTATGAATCGATTGGCCGGTGGATCAAACAGAACACAACTTCTCCAGGAATTGATTTAGTTCGATTCTTCGAAATGATCGTATTCTCATTTCTTACAGGCAATTCGGATATGCATTTGAAGAACTTTTCCATCCAAACTGATCTTGAAGGTAGAATCAAGTTAGCACCAGCCTATGATTTGTTGGCAGTAAAATTATTTTTTCCCGAAGACAATGAAGATTTAGCTCTCACATTGAATGGTAAGAAGAATAAAATCAATCTAGCAGATATCAAAACTTTTGGTAAATCGATCTATCTTTCAGAACTAGTGGTTGATAGAACTCTCTTACAAATCCAGTCAAAGTTACCTTTGCTTGTTGAAAAAGTAAAACTGTATCCATTTTGGAAATTTGGTACGAAGAAATATGTTGAGCTGATACAAAAGCGAGCGAAGAAGCTAGGTTGGTAA
- a CDS encoding helix-turn-helix domain-containing protein, with protein MSEFLGSWLQFGAWYHFVLGIGILVKEKGSKGFPFAMIAAFSGGTLIIYAYRLFAGFEFEFPLLNHGYVPIIYLIPGSMQYTIEQFLSTEPVSIGRLKRLYPTFLVIVFLIVLQIIHPRVLEQSMNESFTGLSYSIPEYLALLGCLYWIISFVWMIYQYRNILYRNPNEEAKLGVRVLGMILKGNITFASFILFSTIFRWNSGIYFTAGLATLMAVVAFIGTEINHELFKDILPGLRQSYRTSRILNLNLEKLQQDLDHLLKQECVYREETINLSNLSERLGIKDYQLSEYINAYLGMNFNRLVNEYRIAEVCQLIEENPKVNLLSLAYQVGFNSKANFNVAFKSLKKMSPSEYAKLVGKG; from the coding sequence ATGTCTGAATTTTTGGGGTCCTGGCTTCAATTTGGTGCTTGGTATCATTTTGTTTTGGGAATCGGAATCCTTGTGAAAGAAAAAGGATCCAAAGGGTTTCCGTTTGCAATGATTGCGGCTTTTTCTGGTGGGACTCTCATCATCTACGCGTACCGTTTATTTGCCGGTTTTGAATTTGAATTTCCACTACTGAATCATGGTTATGTGCCCATCATCTATTTGATTCCAGGGAGTATGCAATATACAATTGAACAATTCTTAAGTACAGAGCCTGTTTCGATTGGCAGACTCAAACGATTGTACCCAACCTTTCTTGTGATTGTTTTCTTGATTGTATTACAAATCATACATCCGAGAGTTTTAGAACAATCGATGAATGAAAGTTTTACGGGACTATCCTATTCGATTCCAGAGTATTTAGCCTTACTCGGTTGTTTGTATTGGATCATCAGCTTTGTTTGGATGATTTATCAGTATCGAAATATACTCTATCGCAATCCAAATGAGGAAGCCAAATTGGGTGTCAGAGTTTTGGGGATGATCTTAAAAGGCAATATTACATTTGCTAGTTTCATTTTATTCAGCACAATCTTTCGTTGGAACTCCGGGATTTATTTTACTGCAGGCCTTGCTACGCTCATGGCAGTCGTCGCATTTATTGGAACAGAAATCAATCATGAGTTGTTTAAAGATATTTTACCTGGTCTTCGGCAGTCCTATCGTACTTCGAGAATCCTAAATCTCAATTTGGAAAAATTACAACAAGACTTAGACCATTTGTTAAAACAGGAATGCGTTTACCGAGAAGAAACAATCAATTTATCCAATCTATCCGAACGATTAGGAATCAAAGATTACCAACTCAGTGAATACATCAATGCATATTTAGGCATGAACTTCAATCGATTGGTAAATGAATATCGAATTGCTGAAGTTTGTCAGCTCATCGAAGAAAACCCAAAGGTCAATCTGTTGTCACTTGCATACCAAGTTGGATTTAATTCAAAAGCAAATTTCAATGTTGCGTTTAAATCATTGAAGAAGATGTCACCGAGTGAGTATGCGAAGTTAGTGGGAAAAGGATGA
- a CDS encoding helix-turn-helix transcriptional regulator, whose amino-acid sequence MELDHLSDFVKRERKKNSLTQEDLARMTGVGLRFVRELEQGKPSLRMDKVNQVLEAFGAKLVPKPKSKGSDYES is encoded by the coding sequence ATGGAACTAGATCATTTATCTGATTTTGTCAAAAGGGAACGAAAAAAGAATTCATTAACTCAGGAAGATCTAGCTCGTATGACAGGTGTTGGCTTACGATTTGTTAGAGAATTAGAACAAGGAAAGCCATCACTAAGAATGGACAAAGTGAATCAAGTATTAGAAGCCTTCGGTGCGAAACTGGTTCCAAAACCAAAATCAAAAGGTAGCGATTATGAATCGTAA
- a CDS encoding ArdC family protein, whose product MKENDAKTIIKKITSDVMAALKSGSLGQWVKPWQSFGFPMNVKTKQTYGLVNTLWLTDSLMRYGYTYPAWATEKQWNSLGYSLKAGEFAKTVVLYPCHVKFPVYSQKKQVVEGIEEEQVEAPLYYKSCLVHKAFPILNIAQINILENEYDLFVTKTVRDGSPGIDQFVKSIEHNKEEFGVDQASYVIPLDTIRMPKKEYFRSETDYWSTYLHELGHWTGARHRLRRDFSKGIGSYAFEELVAEFCSAIFAGEFGFSGELQHREYIGSWLRILENNPRAIIKAGYLAMEAVEYLKKEAKRGVQ is encoded by the coding sequence ATGAAAGAGAACGATGCAAAAACGATCATAAAGAAGATTACAAGCGATGTGATGGCTGCTTTAAAGTCCGGTAGTCTTGGGCAGTGGGTCAAACCATGGCAAAGTTTCGGATTTCCGATGAACGTGAAGACAAAACAAACATATGGTCTCGTCAATACCCTTTGGTTAACAGACAGTTTGATGCGGTATGGTTATACTTATCCAGCTTGGGCTACGGAAAAACAATGGAATAGCCTTGGGTATTCATTGAAAGCAGGCGAGTTTGCAAAGACGGTAGTTTTGTATCCTTGTCATGTAAAGTTTCCAGTTTATTCCCAAAAGAAACAAGTAGTGGAGGGAATCGAAGAAGAACAAGTGGAGGCACCTCTCTATTACAAATCGTGTCTGGTTCACAAGGCGTTTCCTATTTTAAACATTGCACAAATCAATATTCTGGAAAACGAATATGATTTGTTTGTAACAAAGACTGTGCGAGATGGCTCTCCTGGGATCGATCAGTTTGTAAAATCGATCGAACACAATAAGGAAGAGTTCGGGGTGGACCAAGCATCTTATGTGATCCCTTTGGATACGATTCGTATGCCTAAAAAAGAGTATTTCCGAAGTGAAACCGACTATTGGTCTACTTACTTACATGAGTTAGGTCATTGGACGGGTGCTAGACATCGGTTGCGAAGAGATTTTTCGAAGGGCATTGGTTCTTATGCTTTTGAAGAATTGGTAGCCGAATTTTGCTCAGCTATCTTTGCGGGTGAATTTGGATTTAGTGGGGAGTTGCAACATCGAGAGTATATTGGGTCTTGGTTAAGGATTTTGGAAAACAATCCACGAGCGATCATTAAAGCGGGATATCTTGCCATGGAAGCGGTGGAGTATTTGAAGAAGGAAGCGAAGAGGGGGGTGCAATAA
- a CDS encoding DUF2075 domain-containing protein, translating to MIIYKSTVKGFLGDVDSNRIGEIMVDTFFKRTLGRVSDAEVNSWRNSLSAMERIIGRSDLPTDAGIAIEYNIPATAKRVDFIVSGYSPNQKPSISIIELKQWESAEITAKDAIVKTRFGKSLVETTHPSYQAWSYAELLKSFNVEVYEKNIEINPCAYLHNYNSQNGVLNDVFYSSHTSLAPLFLREDADALRNFLSQKIQLGDSGQRIDRIEKSDVKPSKQLSESIAMMLKGNPEFTMIDEQKIVFEEALYLSGQVKKAGKSVLIVEGGPGTGKSVVAINLLVALLNKNLNVRYISRNAAPRAVFESKLSGTLKKTKISSLFSGSSSYYNSEKDEYDVLLIDEAHRLNQFSGLYGNLGENQVKELIHASRSSVFFLDEDQRVTLKDVGSQEEIEHWAKNAKAKITKLKLESQFRCNGSDGYLAWLDHILQIRETANYNLEGIDYDFKIFDSPSELRSAIEEKNQMTSKARLVAGYCWEWKSKKDPKAFDITFPEYHFSMKWNLTEDGSLWILKRESIDQIGCIHTCQGLELDYVGVIIGPDLTVDASGMLLTDASKRAKQDNTIKGYKTLLKNHPVEGAKKFDMVIKNTYRTLMTRGMKGCYVYATDEALREYLKGKV from the coding sequence GTGATTATTTATAAATCTACAGTGAAAGGTTTTCTTGGTGATGTAGATTCCAATCGAATTGGCGAAATCATGGTGGACACTTTTTTCAAACGCACTCTCGGCCGCGTTTCGGATGCAGAGGTTAATTCTTGGCGAAATTCACTCTCAGCTATGGAAAGAATTATAGGTAGAAGCGATCTACCTACAGATGCGGGCATTGCAATTGAATACAATATACCTGCGACCGCAAAACGCGTAGATTTTATAGTTTCAGGATATAGTCCCAATCAAAAACCCTCTATCTCTATTATTGAATTAAAGCAATGGGAGTCAGCGGAAATCACTGCAAAGGATGCAATTGTAAAGACAAGATTCGGTAAGTCACTTGTAGAAACCACACATCCTTCCTACCAAGCATGGAGTTATGCAGAGTTACTCAAATCATTCAACGTAGAAGTATACGAAAAGAATATCGAAATTAATCCATGCGCTTATCTGCATAATTATAATTCTCAGAATGGCGTTTTAAATGATGTGTTTTATTCCTCACATACTTCTCTTGCACCATTATTCTTAAGAGAAGATGCAGATGCGTTACGAAACTTTTTGTCACAAAAGATTCAGCTTGGCGATTCTGGTCAAAGGATAGATCGAATCGAAAAATCAGATGTAAAACCATCAAAACAACTATCTGAATCAATTGCAATGATGCTGAAAGGCAATCCGGAATTTACGATGATAGACGAACAAAAAATCGTATTTGAGGAAGCGCTTTATTTAAGTGGACAAGTAAAGAAAGCAGGGAAGTCCGTATTGATTGTTGAAGGAGGACCAGGGACAGGTAAGTCAGTTGTTGCGATCAACCTACTAGTTGCATTATTAAATAAAAACTTAAACGTCCGTTATATATCAAGGAATGCCGCACCGCGGGCAGTTTTTGAATCAAAGTTGTCCGGAACTCTAAAAAAAACGAAAATATCATCTCTATTCTCGGGCTCTAGTAGTTATTATAATTCAGAGAAAGATGAATATGATGTTTTATTAATCGATGAAGCACATCGCTTGAATCAATTTAGCGGTTTGTATGGTAACTTAGGAGAAAATCAAGTCAAAGAATTGATTCATGCTTCCAGATCTTCTGTTTTCTTTTTGGACGAAGATCAACGAGTGACTTTAAAAGATGTTGGATCGCAAGAAGAAATAGAGCATTGGGCAAAAAACGCAAAAGCAAAAATCACCAAACTAAAATTAGAATCTCAATTTCGTTGTAATGGTTCAGATGGATATCTTGCTTGGCTAGACCATATACTACAAATTCGAGAAACGGCTAATTACAATTTGGAGGGCATTGATTATGATTTTAAAATTTTCGATTCCCCTTCAGAACTTCGGTCCGCGATAGAAGAAAAAAATCAAATGACAAGCAAGGCTCGTTTGGTTGCCGGGTATTGTTGGGAGTGGAAGAGTAAAAAAGATCCCAAAGCCTTCGATATCACCTTTCCCGAATATCATTTCTCTATGAAATGGAACCTCACTGAGGATGGAAGTCTTTGGATTCTTAAACGTGAATCAATCGATCAAATTGGGTGTATCCATACCTGCCAAGGTTTAGAATTAGATTACGTGGGTGTGATCATTGGTCCTGACCTAACTGTAGATGCATCTGGCATGCTCCTAACAGATGCAAGTAAGAGAGCAAAACAAGATAATACGATCAAAGGATATAAAACACTTCTGAAAAATCATCCAGTGGAAGGCGCGAAAAAGTTCGATATGGTTATTAAAAATACCTATCGAACTCTCATGACAAGAGGAATGAAAGGTTGCTATGTGTATGCGACGGATGAGGCTTTGCGAGAATATTTGAAAGGGAAAGTTTAA
- a CDS encoding HipA N-terminal domain-containing protein — MNRKGNVFYRDIFAGEIFENENGYVFQYNERYINNETYPAISFTLPKQKEAYQSKTLFPFFDGLIPEGWLLNLTQNIWKLNKKDRFGILLTVCEDCIGAVSVIGERK, encoded by the coding sequence ATGAATCGTAAGGGAAACGTTTTCTACAGAGATATTTTTGCAGGAGAGATATTCGAGAATGAAAATGGCTATGTATTCCAATACAACGAAAGGTACATAAATAATGAAACTTATCCTGCGATTAGTTTTACTTTGCCAAAACAAAAAGAAGCATACCAATCAAAAACTCTTTTTCCATTTTTTGATGGTTTAATCCCTGAAGGTTGGTTGCTTAACCTCACACAAAACATTTGGAAACTTAACAAAAAAGATCGGTTTGGTATCCTACTGACTGTATGTGAAGATTGTATTGGTGCAGTCAGTGTAATAGGGGAAAGAAAATGA
- a CDS encoding amidohydrolase — MQTFRFKSIFVLFILLFCLVSAKTNEHSDIIFYGGNIITLENDEYTKPEAIYVKNGKIIDIGSEIEILKLKNDFTQMIDLKGKSLLPGFIDVHSHPDLTAFFNSFIDLSGFSNRTQTEVWNKLENSISKTKPGNWVLAKGFDPMLVKGLEAPKLEYLDRIAPNNPVFIISQNLHSAWVNSKALKELGINSKTPNPSPNSYYEKDSNGNLTGFISEIEAMKPANEKVKEVLNIKKDVLEVMAEYPKNGITTISSLGLFGDVSKSLILFEHISSESKGIKFWVLEKLGILPNKSRAVRNFVYLTDETKDLLPSSVTNGDDSFRILGVKLWYDGSPYTGSMYVKEPYLESDLMQKGLHIPHHYSGKSTYTIEELTDKIKKYNEAGWQIAIHAQGDRAIEDVLNSFKAVNLSTAHLNGKRHRIEHGLLFPTELMELTQTLGLTVSFHINHLYYYGNALSNDILGLERTQNILPVHSAQNQGITTSLHADLPMYPSRPLSLVQTSVTRKNKEGQSIGQQEAISIKEGLKSVTIYAAWQLNMEKKIGTIKKGKYADLVILSENPLDVNIEKLREIQIEKTFINGEEVYSRK, encoded by the coding sequence TTGCAAACATTCCGCTTTAAATCCATATTCGTCTTATTTATTCTTTTGTTTTGTTTAGTTTCTGCAAAAACAAATGAGCATTCGGATATTATTTTTTATGGTGGGAACATCATCACATTAGAAAATGATGAATACACGAAACCCGAAGCTATCTATGTAAAAAATGGAAAAATAATTGATATTGGTTCCGAGATCGAAATCTTAAAATTAAAAAACGATTTTACGCAGATGATTGACCTAAAAGGAAAGTCATTGTTGCCAGGTTTCATTGATGTTCACTCTCATCCGGATTTAACGGCTTTCTTTAACAGTTTTATAGACTTAAGTGGATTTTCCAATAGAACACAAACGGAAGTATGGAATAAGTTAGAAAACTCTATTTCGAAAACGAAACCAGGAAATTGGGTGCTTGCGAAAGGTTTTGATCCAATGTTAGTTAAAGGATTGGAAGCTCCAAAATTAGAGTATCTCGATAGAATTGCACCCAATAATCCAGTTTTTATTATTTCTCAAAATTTACATTCAGCATGGGTGAATTCAAAAGCTTTAAAGGAGTTGGGAATCAATTCTAAAACTCCAAATCCAAGTCCCAATAGTTATTATGAAAAAGATTCGAACGGGAACCTTACAGGTTTTATTTCCGAAATCGAAGCGATGAAACCAGCAAATGAAAAAGTAAAAGAAGTTCTTAATATTAAAAAAGATGTATTGGAAGTTATGGCCGAATATCCTAAAAATGGGATCACTACTATTTCATCGTTGGGATTATTTGGTGATGTTAGTAAATCTCTCATTCTCTTCGAACATATATCCTCCGAAAGTAAGGGTATAAAATTTTGGGTTCTAGAAAAATTGGGAATCTTACCCAATAAATCAAGAGCAGTCCGAAATTTTGTTTACCTTACAGACGAGACTAAGGATTTACTTCCTTCCTCTGTTACCAATGGAGATGATTCGTTTCGAATTCTCGGAGTTAAACTATGGTATGATGGTTCTCCCTATACAGGTTCGATGTATGTCAAAGAACCTTATTTAGAATCTGACCTAATGCAGAAAGGTTTACACATACCACACCATTATAGTGGGAAGTCAACATATACAATCGAAGAGTTAACTGATAAAATTAAAAAATACAATGAAGCTGGTTGGCAAATTGCAATACATGCGCAAGGAGACCGTGCCATTGAAGATGTATTAAATTCCTTTAAAGCCGTAAACTTAAGTACAGCGCATTTGAATGGGAAAAGACATCGTATCGAACATGGTTTATTGTTCCCAACAGAACTTATGGAATTGACGCAAACTTTAGGCCTAACTGTCAGTTTTCATATTAACCACCTATATTATTATGGCAATGCTCTTTCAAATGATATTTTGGGATTAGAGAGAACGCAAAATATCCTTCCTGTCCATTCCGCACAAAATCAGGGAATTACTACTTCACTCCATGCAGATTTACCAATGTACCCTAGTCGTCCATTGAGTTTAGTGCAAACTTCGGTGACACGTAAAAACAAAGAAGGTCAAAGTATTGGGCAACAGGAAGCCATTTCAATCAAAGAAGGATTAAAGTCGGTGACAATCTATGCCGCATGGCAACTGAATATGGAGAAAAAGATTGGTACAATTAAAAAAGGTAAATATGCTGACTTAGTCATTTTAAGTGAAAATCCTCTTGATGTAAATATAGAAAAACTACGAGAGATCCAAATAGAAAAAACTTTCATTAACGGTGAAGAAGTATATTCAAGAAAATAG